The proteins below are encoded in one region of Hordeum vulgare subsp. vulgare chromosome 3H, MorexV3_pseudomolecules_assembly, whole genome shotgun sequence:
- the LOC123439398 gene encoding cytochrome P450 84A1-like, translating to MVDLTKIAMEMDWLQDPLSWLFVASVVFVVLRLRRRDRAPPLPPGPNPLPIVGNMSMMDQLTHRGLAALAKKYGGFLHLRLGKAHVFAVSTPEYAREVLHVQDGAFLNRPASIAATYLTYDRADMAFAHYGPFWRQMRKLCVMKLFSRRRPDTWLAVRDESAALVRAVARRSGETVNLGELIFNLAKNVTFRAAFGAGDGGKQEEFVAILQEFSKLFAAFCIGDFIPWLSWADPQGINVRLRTARAALDQFIDKIIDEHMMRGRNPDDADADMVDGMLAFLPEARPNKTAGDGREDLQNTLRLTRDNIKAMIMDVMFGGTETVASAIEWAMAEMMHYPDDLRRLQQELADTVGLDRNVNESDLDKLPFLKCVIKETLRLHPPIPMLNHENAEDCVVDGYSVPRGSRVIINVFAIGRDINAWKDPDMFRPSRFMAGEGEAAGVDFKGGCFEFLPFGSGRRSCPGMALGLYSLELAVAQLAHGFNWELPNDMKPSELDMSDVFGLTVPRATRLCVVPTPRLTCSLVADDDDDDDARQV from the exons ATGGTAGACTTGACCAAGATCGCCATGGAAATGGACTGGCTCCAAGATCCGCTGAGCTGGCTGTTCGTTGCCTCCGTGGTCTTTGTGGTGCTGCGGCTGCGCCGGCGGGACAGGGCGCCGCCTCTGCCTCCAGGGCCGAACCCGCTGCCGATCGTCGGCAACATGTCAATGATGGACCAGCTGACGCACCGGGGTCTCGCGGCGCTGGCCAAGAAGTACGGCGGCTTCCTCCACCTCCGCCTCGGCAAGGCCCACGTCTTCGCCGTGTCTACGCCGGAGTACGCCCGGGAGGTGCTGCATGTGCAGGACGGCGCCTTCCTGAACCGGCCGGCCAGCATCGCCGCCACCTACCTCACCTACGACCGCGCCGACATGGCGTTCGCGCACTACGGGCCCTTCTGGCGCCAGATGCGCAAGCTGTGCGTGATGAAGCTCTTCAGCCGGCGCCGTCCGGATACGTGGCTCGCCGTGCGCGACGAGTCCGCGGCGCTCGTCCGCGCCGTGGCCCGGCGGAGCGGCGAGACCGTGAACCTGGGGGAGCTCATCTTCAACCTCGCCAAGAACGTCACCTTCCGCGCCGCGTTCGGCGCCGGCGACGGCGGGAAGCAGGAAGAATTCGTCGCCATCCTCCAGGAGTTCTCCAAGCTCTTCGCCGCGTTCTGCATCGGCGACTTCATCCCATGGCTCAGCTGGGCGGACCCGCAGGGCATCAACGTGCGCCTCCGCACCGCGCGCGCCGCGCTCGACCAGTTCATCGACAAGATCATCGACGAGCACATGATGAGGGGCAGGAACCCcgacgacgccgacgccgacatGGTGGATGGCATGCTTGCTTTCCTCCCTGAGGCGAGGCCCAACAAGACCGCCGGCGACGGCAGGGAAGACCTGCAGAACACGCTCCGCCTCACCCGTGACAACATCAAGGCCATGATCATG GACGTGATGTTTGGCGGGACGGAGACGGTGGCGTCGGCGATCGAGTGGGCAATGGCGGAGATGATGCACTACCCCGACGACCTCCGACGTCTGCAACAAGAGCTCGCCGACACGGTGGGTCTCGACCGGAACGTGAACGAGTCGGACCTCGACAAGCTTCCCTTCCTCAAGTGCGTCATCAAGGAGACGCTTCGATTGCACCCGCCCATCCCGATGCTCAACCACGAGAATGCCGAGGACTGCGTCGTCGACGGCTACTCCGTGCCCCGGGGCTCCCGTGTCATTATCAACGTCTTTGCCATCGGCCGTGACATCAACGCGTGGAAGGACCCCGACATGTTCCGACCTTCACGGTTCATGGCGGGGGAAGGGGAGGCCGCCGGGGTCGACTTCAAGGGCGGGTGCTTTGAGTTCCTGCCATTTGGGTCCGGCCGCCGCTCGTGCCCTGGTATGGCGCTCGGCTTGTACTCGTTGGAGCTCGCCGTCGCGCAGCTCGCCCATGGGTTCAACTGGGAACTGCCCAACGACATGAAGCCGTCGGAGCTCGACATGAGTGATGTCTTCGGCCTCACCGTTCCTCGCGCCACCAGGCTCTGCGTCGTGCCCACGCCTCGACTTACCTGCTCTTTggttgctgatgatgatgatgatgatgatgcgcgCCAGGTGTGA